CAGCATATCCGCTAATGAAAGCGTCTTCATTGCAAGATAGCGCAATCGTATGGGCACCCGTTTCGCTGGCATATTCAAGAGCACCGGCTACATATGGCGTTCTCCCGCTTGCTGCGATGCCAATAACGGTATCCGCTGCTGTGAGATTAAGAGACATAAGATCCTTTCTTCCTTCTTCCGGAGAATCCTCTGCACCCTCCACTGCCTTCAGAAAAGCTCCTTCCCCGCCTGCCATCACAGCCCTTACCTGTTCTGGTGATGTACGGAACGTTGGCGGACATTCAACCGCATCAAGAATTCCTAGCCTTCCGCTTGTTCCAGCTCCGGTGTAAATCAGCCTTCCCCCCTTTAAAAAGGAATCCACTGCACACTCTACTGCTTTGCTGATCTCAGGTAGAACGTTTTCGACGGCTTCTGCAACCTTCTTATCCTCAGCATTCATGATTTTTAATACATCTGCTGTATTCGCAGTATCAATATTCATCGAAAGCTCATTGCGTTTTTCAGTCGTTAGTTGTCTTAAAGGCTTTTCCATCGAACTTGTTACCTCCTGATTTGAACCGTTAGTATTCTCAATATTCATTTCCTATCATGATTATACGCTGATTTAAATATTTATTTCAATTATATTTTAGTTAAAGTGAAATTTTGTTTTAGTTTTGGTATATTAGCTTTCAAAACATTGGACAATTGACACTTTTTATCCTTATCAAAAAAGCATAAAGGACCGGCATTGGAGTTATATGCACCCTTTGCCAGTCCTTTCGCCGAAATTACAATCCTGTTCCCCCTTTTTTAACTGGTAAAATCAGATGGCTCTTAGACATATTCACTTCAAATTTCGTGCCTGCTTTTGGTCTGATTGTATATTCATAATCACTAGAGAGAATGACAATGCCTAGCTTATGCCCCTTTTCAAATACATAATCATCAGGCTGCATGCTCCAGCTGAATGAATAGGATTTTCCAGGAATCAAAGACTTGGATTTTGAGGAGGATTGAACGTTCTGCGGATCCATCCATCCTCTTGTTACGATATTTGCCTGATTGTCAGGTCCATAATCCACTAG
The Metabacillus sp. FJAT-52054 genome window above contains:
- the murQ gene encoding N-acetylmuramic acid 6-phosphate etherase → MEKPLRQLTTEKRNELSMNIDTANTADVLKIMNAEDKKVAEAVENVLPEISKAVECAVDSFLKGGRLIYTGAGTSGRLGILDAVECPPTFRTSPEQVRAVMAGGEGAFLKAVEGAEDSPEEGRKDLMSLNLTAADTVIGIAASGRTPYVAGALEYASETGAHTIALSCNEDAFISGYAEHRIEVIVGPEVLTGSTRLKAATAHKMILNMISTASMIRIGKVYENLMVDVNVSNHKLKERAISIIETVTSVPYETAKSMLESADLQVKKAIVMIKTNSDAESAQKLLDLSGGNARKAITAFAEKDLSS